From Montipora foliosa isolate CH-2021 chromosome 6, ASM3666993v2, whole genome shotgun sequence, a single genomic window includes:
- the LOC138006885 gene encoding uncharacterized protein, with the protein MASPLRLYFVSRLLIITACFFGSCSSVDICSAEHCSASDQPCQFIWVNRADMTEKIRDRLKHRPHKRFLRFKSPVYNLDTEGKWKQARDEFETWVSVADTHEYMLHFPHNLNVLSLGTMGIITDDFWGPDGKWDISGYCNNVCAKLVKPRCSLSRRDIQELVANVTVKDKQDWNYICFQLDYDVNDVIRNPNTAIPDIFYYWRFLRQLFTKRPYLGKGITKHDFVHYNCFDKEGQLHKKDLVRKYFVIFIIAVILWLYSPLLVHYFPSSQPPAVNYPKGLKHKDFCPTFRSPVYFGGFLRCVLCFYMEESKGIKSRIRRFLFLSFFVMISFRLWYTSYQNYFVMFSVTFLAAALVPEFFSVYLKDVLPTHFLGLWKYPEGVFRENARKKEYQFLAHCMLERIYLISDRRFLKMLLEVSFKAPPAPFARTWAELFEYHTLIEIVASVFLCAVTLASVITATFFYYLTPAFYFYKVLFLAIYTKTIDNVRQAWHKQWDWLPYNLFLSAMCFFHGVILAAFLVYLIVGTIFCCYLLAEVTMFTYIGAVLVPTMTFRYVALVGSVSVVLYKIAKDLRENYDRVRDQVVEILENSDHLTQLNSDCTAKNPQTFARMVHTNGALLTIELKNGPQPSKVILYRDHFATYLSRTLLDFCIETCDPLRRQMMFIFVEVFLMTFYLLIAMWIKNVFHKEKEVSAIFTIAQTIGMSFVPNLLQFLAHKSHFGKKDDVHLSQCVHDAIVTYMAKQ; encoded by the coding sequence ATGGCATCTCCCTTACGGCTATATTTTGTGTCTCGCCTTCTCATTATTACTGCCTGTTTCTTCGGAAGCTGTTCTTCCGTCGACATTTGTTCTGCTGAGCATTGTTCAGCTTCAGATCAGCCGTGTCAATTTATTTGGGTCAACCGAGCTGATATGACAGAAAAAATTCGCGACCGATTGAAGCACCGACCACACAAGCGCTTTCTCCGTTTCAAGAGTCCTGTTTATAATCTCGACACAGAAGGGAAATGGAAACAGGCGAGGGACGAGTTTGAAACATGGGTATCGGTGGCTGATACACACGAATACATGCTCCATTTCCCTCACAATTTGAACGTCTTGTCGCTTGGAACTATGGGAATAATCACGGACGATTTCTGGGGGCCTGATGGAAAGTGGGACATTTCGGGCTACTGCAACAACGTCTGCGCCAAACTTGTGAAACCTCGATGCTCTTTATCTCGGAGAGACATTCAGGAGCTTGTGGCTAATGTCACGGTGAAGGACAAGCAGGACTGGAACTACATCTGTTTTCAGCTCGACTATGATGTAAATGATGTGATAAGGAATCCTAACACCGCAATACCGGACATCTTCTACTACTGGCGATTTTTGAGGCAACTGTTTACGAAGAGACCTTATCTTGGTAAAGGGATTACAAAACACGACTTTGTTCATTACAACTGCTTCGACAAGGAAGGCCAATTGCATAAGAAAGATCTTGTAAGGAAATACTTCGTGATTTTCATCATCGCGGTCATTCTCTGGCTTTATTCTCCGCTCCTTGTTCATTACTTTCCGAGTTCGCAGCCGCCCGCGGTTAACTACCCCAAGGGTCTGAAACACAAGGATTTCTGCCCCACCTTTAGAAGCCCGGTTTACTTCGGAGGTTTTCTACGGTGCGTATTGTGCTTCTACATGGAGGAGAGTAAGGGTATCAAGTCACGAATTCGTCGCTTTCTTTTTCTCTCGTTTTTCGTCATGATATCATTCCGCCTGTGGTATACATCCTATCAGAATTACTTCGTAATGTTTTCTGTGACCTTTCTCGCGGCAGCGTTAGTCCCAGAGTTTTTCAGTGTCTATCTCAAAGATGTGCTCCCCACACATTTTCTAGGGCTGTGGAAATATCCTGAAGGAGTATTTCGAGAAAATGCACGGAAGAAAGAATACCAGTTCCTCGCCCACTGCATGTTAGAACGAATCTACCTCATATCAGATCGCCGGTTTTTGAAAATGCTGCTTGAAGTAAGTTTCAAGGCACCGCCAGCTCCTTTTGCAAGAACTTGGGCAGAACTTTTCGAGTATCATACATTAATTGAGATCGTTGCATCTGTGTTTCTTTGTGCTGTTACCTTGGCATCCGTTATAACAGCCACGTTTTTTTACTACCTTACACCGGCGTTTTATTTTTACAAAGTACTATTTCTGGCGATTTATACAAAAACGATAGACAATGTTCGACAGGCGTGGCACAAACAATGGGACTGGCTCCCATACAACCTCTTCCTTAGCGCTATGTGCTTTTTTCATGGTGTTATTTTAGCTGCGTTTCTCGTCTACTTGATTGTAGGTACGATATTCTGTTGTTATCTGCTGGCTGAAGTTACGATGTTCACTTATATTGGAGCAGTGCTGGTTCCAACCATGACTTTCAGATACGTTGCCCTTGTCGGTTCTGTTTCCGTTGTTCTGTATAAAATTGCCAAGGATTTGCGGGAAAATTATGACAGAGTTCGTGACCAAGTCGTtgaaatacttgaaaattcGGACCATCTGACTCAACTCAATAGCGACTGCACTGCAAAAAATCCACAGACTTTTGCAAGGATGGTTCACACTAATGGTGCATTACTGACAATAGAATTGAAAAATGGCCCACAACCTTCAAAAGTTATCCTTTACCGCGATCATTTCGCCACTTACCTGTCAAGAACATTGCTCGATTTTTGTATCGAGACGTGCGACCCTCTGAGAAGACAAATGATGTTCATCTTCGTGGAAGTGTTTCTGATGACATTTTACCTTTTGATTGCTATGTGGatcaaaaatgtttttcacaaGGAGAAGGAAGTTTCCGCCATCTTTACCATAGCGCAAACCATCGGGATGTCTTTCGTTCCCAATCTCCTTCAGTTCCTAGCCCACAAGAGTCACTTTGGAAAAAAAGATGACGTCCATCTTTCCCAGTGTGTTCACGATGCAATTGTTACTTACATGGCAAAACAGTGA